CGAGGCCCAGGAAGGCGAGCCCGTCGGTCGGCGCCGGCCAGGCGGGCGTCTTGCCGGCGAGCTCGGCCAGCTTCTCGGGGTGGTCGAAGACCACGCGGTCGCCGCTGCCGGGCGGCACCACCTGCACGCCGCGCAGGCGTGAGCCGCCATCGGCGGTGCGCAGCAGCCGGGTCAGCCGCGGCAGGGTGTCGCGCCCCTGCCCCAGCGCCAGCAGGTTCTGCACCAGCGAGGTGATGAACACCGTCTTGCCGGCCCGGCTCAGCCCGGTGACGGCGACCCGGACCAGGGTCTCGTTCACCGCGGCGTCGCCGTAGTCCCACACGTCCCGCGCCGCGTCGCGGGTGGTATCCCTGAGCCAGCCCAGCATGCCCTGCCTTTTCGAGCGCCAACCGCCGGGGGCCGCGCCCCACCCCGCGAGGCGGAGGGCAACCCCCGGTAGTACATACTATAGTTGATAAACTTCCGGTGGCCATGCGGCCAATGCAGCGCGCATGGACATGCGCCGGCTGGTGGGCCGCAACTTCGCGAGGATCCGGCGCGAGAAGGGCCTGACGCAGGAGCAGGTGGAGGAGCGCTGCGGGCTGAGCCAGCAGTACCTGAGCGGGCTGGAGCGGGGTTTGCGCAACCCGACCGTGGTCACGCTGTTCGAGATCGCCCAGGCGCTCGGCGTCACTCCGGTCGACCTGATCGGGCCGGACGAAGCCGACCCCTCCCCGGAAGAGCCAGGCGGCAGCCGGTAGTCCTTGAGCGATAAGGCGCTCGAAGCTACATAGCGCTCATGATGATCGACCCCGACCAGATCCGTGCGGCTCGGGCCCTGCTGCGTATCGAGCAGCGGGATCTGGCGATGCGCGCGCATGTCTCCGTGGCGACGGTCCGCCGCCTGGAGGCAGGCCAGGATGCGGCCAGAGTGACGCCGGTGATCCTGGAGAGCGTACGTCAGGTCCTGGAGGAAGCCGGAGCCGAGTTCATCGAGGGCGGCGTGCGCCGGCGGCCGGTGGCCCACACCGATGCCGGGATACTGTTCGAGGAGTTGCGGGCCATCAGCCTGCGCAGCGCGGCGAAGCTGCGGGACCAGGCAGAGCCGCTGACCGAGGCGGATCTCTACGACGAGGATGGCCTGCCCGCATGATCGTCGTGGACAGCTCGGCGCTGATCGCCATCCTGCGGCGGGAACCGGAGGCGGATGTCTTCCTGCAAGTCATCATCAAGGCCGGGCCATGCTGCCTGTCCTCGGTCAGCCTGCTGGAGACGAGCATGGTGCTCGCCGGCCGCAGCGGGGATCCGGCGGCCTGGGAGGGGCTGGATACCCTGATCGCCCGGGCCGGCATGCAGGTCGTGGCACAGGACCGGGAGCAAGCGGAGGCCGCCCGGAAAGTGTTCCTGCGCTACGGCAAGGGGCGTCACCCGGCCGCGCTCAACCTCGGTGACTGCGCCTCCTACGCCCTGGCCAGGTGCCGGAACCTGCCATTGCTGTTCAAGGGCGAGGACTTCCCGAGGACAGATGTCGTTCCAGCCATTCCGGCGTGAGCAATGGGTTAGACCAAACGTCCGTCTGAGGCGGCGTAGGCAAACTTGTTCTCCAGACGCTGTGCAGCATACCGTCGTCCTTGGCAGCCTACGCTAACGACCCCGCTCCCCACGCGCCATCGTCGTCCGTCCCGCCCCGCCCAGTCCGCCAACCCAAGGCATCCAGCGTCTCACCGCAAGCTTCGTGCATCACAGCCTATACGGTTCAACGACAACAGGATTGCTCACCTGTTCAGGTCATCTTTTGTGTTTTCGCTATCAAGATAACTAGCTAACAGGATAACAAGCTGAACGGCTCAGTTGACTGTTGCGATATGTGCAGATAATTCAGTTCTCTATCCAGGGGGATAGGGATGCAGCATGAAGGTCTTAGTGACAGCGAGTCGAAAAGGCGGCTCGGGAAAAACCGTGGTGACCCGTCATCTTGCGGTCGCCGCGCTCCGCAGCGGCATCGGCCGAGTAGCTGTCGTGGACCTGGATCCCATGCGCGGTCTTTCCCGCTGGTGGCAGCGCCGTCCCGAGGATGGCCTCGAACTGGTGCAGCTCGCGCCCGAGGGTATACCCTCCTCTACTCATGAGGGCCGCGCTGCCGCAGCGCTGGCGGCCGCTCAGCATCTCGATGGCGCTATTCCCGCTCTCCGCGCCCAGGGTTACGGTCTCCTCCTAATCGACACCCCGCCCGCCGCGGATGAGATCGTCCGGCTCGCGGTCCGGGCGGCCGACTTGGTGCTGGTGCCGGTGCGTCCGTCACCGGATGATCTCGATGCCGTGGGGGAGACGGCCGACCTAGTCGCGAGCCTTAACCGGCCGATGGTCTTCATCATCAACAGTGCCACGAAGCGCGCCCGCCTAACGGGTGATGCCGCTGTGGCGTTGTCTCAGCATGGAACGGTTGCGCCTTCTACGCTGCACCGATCCGATGCCTATGCCGCCTCGGCGCTGGATGGTCTGACGGTTCAGGAGGCCGACCCACGCGGCGCTCCTTCAGGAGAGGTTTCTGTTCTCTGGGGGTATGTCGCCAAGCGGTCAGGTCTGCTAACGAGTGAGCCAGCTAACAGGCTAACAAAGCAGCCAGCTCTTCGAGTTGTTGATGGACGAAAGGGCAAGTGAGTTAAATGACGAAGCAGCCGACGCGCTTGTCATCGTTCTCCATCCCTCGCGAGCCTGCCAACCTGCAGGAAACCCAGGCTGCTGAGGATCCTGCTGCCGAGCAGGGAGCGGCACCAATTCCTCCACCAACTCCTGCGCCGGTTCCGCCGCGCGAAGTACCGGCGGTAGTCTTCCAAGCGGAGCCGGCCGACGTCATTACTCCGGCCGTTCGGCACCGGAAGCCGAAGGAGGCGGACATCCCCCGCACCCAAGTAGGCGCTCGAATTCCTGCGTCCCTGGCTGACCGGCTCGCGGACTATTGCCACTATGAGCGGGCAAGGCAGCAGGATGTGGTCGCACAAGCGATCTTAGAATTCCTGACCAAGAAAGGCTTCTAAGCCAAGGCTAAGGCGCCTGGGGACTTTGGTGATGCCCGAGTCGGCTAATCGGAACCCTGCCCCAGGTTCTAGGTATCCACACCCAAGTGGGGGCTTTAGTGAGCAAAGTGGGGACTATAGTGATAATTCCAGACGGAAAAGCTTGGCCTTCCCCGGGTTATCCCGAGGACTTTGGTGAGCAAACTAATAGTAGAATCTAATATCCTTCCTAGTAGTGGCTCACCAAAGTCCCCAGTTGGCGGAACCATCATTTCGAGGCAGGTTGCAGGCATTGAGAGGCGTGTGATGGCGCGGGTTCACCAGTTACTGACGGAGCATGGAAAGCAGGCTGCCATCGAAGCGGGTACTGAATCGCGCGATGTGATCGAAACTGCAGCGCGCTACCTATCCGAAGAGGACAACGCCCTCGCATTTGCCTTCAGCGGCTGGGCGCAGTGTGCGCTTCCTCATCGGCGTGTACCTGCTAGTGAAGTTTGGGAAGTGGCATCCGACCGGATGCGACTAGTTGTAGAACCAGGCCGCCGCCCATCAGGTCCTGACGGATCTGGCCCCCTAGAGCATGTTGGCGTCCCATTTGGAAGCTACGCTCGACTTATCCTCTTGTATTTGCAAACCGAGGCATTGAAGACGGGAAGCCCTGAGGTCGAACTCGGTCGGTCCTGGCGAGAGTGGATGTCTAGGATCGGCGTGCCGTGGGGTGGCAAGTCGGGCCATGGGGTGCGCGAGCAAGCCGAATTGCTCAGCCGGTGCCGCCTGACGTTTCACCTGATTGGACAGGGGCGGGCAGGGCTGGTCAACCAGCAAATCGTCGACCGCGCTTTATTCCTCGATACGCCAGATGGCGATCGCCAGGGTCGCCTCTCTCTGGAGACGGCTCGCCTCTCCGGGCCGTTTTTCGAACAGCTCCAGCGCCACCCAATCCCGCTGGAAGAGGGCGCGATAAAAGCCCTGTCCAACAATTCTGCGGCGTTGGATTGCTACGTCTGGCTAGCATACCGCCTGCATTCCCTAGAACGGCCGCGGCTGGTCACCTGGAGCGCCTTGAAGGCCCAGCACGGCCAAGGGTTCGCGAAGCTCTATCACTTCAAGTCAAAGTTCCCGGCCATCCTCAGCATGGCAACGGCCGTCTACCCCGATGCGGACATCGAGGTCACTGAAGAGGGTGTCGTCCTGAAGCCTTCCAGGCCGCCGGTGAAACCGCGCTTGGCTTCCTCCAGGTAGAACAGCGCTCACCAAAGTCCCCATACGGATGGTCGATACCTGAACCAGATGACCTCCGCATTGGGTTCACAGATTTCTGATGCACAAACGGTTGTGAGGACGCGTGCTCCTCCGGAGCGCCGGTCAAGCAACGGTCGGGTCGAGCACATGAACCGGAGCATCAAGGACGCGACCGTCAAGCACCTCCACTACGGCGATCACTCCCAGCTGCGATGAGCCCTGTTGCGGAAATCAGCGTGAGGACATGATGATTAGGTCTTTGATGTCCTGATCAGACGTAGGCGACGGTGTTGAGCATAGGGAATCTCGACCGTTAAGTTCTTCTGCCGTCATGAGAGGGTGCTGTAATGCAGCACAGGTCAGTCCAAGCCTGCCAGCCGGATTAGGCTCCCTGCCATGCCCTGCGCGGCCCGCGGTGACAGCTGCTGCGGCACTTCAGCGTTAACACCGCCTGGATCGCCTCATTGCTGAATGTCAGTGGCCGCCCTCGCCGTCGCGCGCCTTCGGGCGTCCGCCTTGTGCCGGTCCCTTGCTCATGCAGGCCTACCTGCAAGATTTACGGTTCATGCATTCGCCCGCTAAGCGGCTGAGTAGTCTGAGCCGAGCACGCGCGCCACGACCTCCGGAGCCGCCTCGATGACTCTGAGATAGGCCAGGGCTGGCGCATCCGGCCGGGAGCGGGCCTGCTCCCAATCGCGCAGTGTCGTCAGCGGAATGCCGAAGCGCTCCGAGAACTGCCGCTGCGTCTGATGCACCGACGCACGGATCGCCCGCACGCGGGCCGCGAAACCCGCACGGTCGTAGTCGGCCTCCGTCATCTCAGGAGGGGTGTCGGGATCGGCGGCGATCTGGCGCGCGATATCGGCGTCCGTGGTTGCGTCGATCTTGGTCCAGTCCGTCTCGGCCAGGGCCTGCGCCATCATCTCCGGGGTGACCTTCACTCTCGCTTCAGCCATTTCCGTTGCTCCCGCTCGTTCGCCTTCCGCAGGCTGATGACGCGGATCACATCGCCGCGCCGGGTGTAGGTGGCTGTCAGGAGGCGGCCGTTGACGAGACCGAAGACGGTCATGCGGGTCTCGCCATAGTCCCGCCGGGTGTCCTCGTACTCACCCACCATGCCCGCCAGTACATGCACGATCAGGAGAAAGGGAAGACCCCGTTCGGCCCGGTTCCGGGCGTCCTTCTCGGGGTCGAACTCGATCTCCATGGATACAAATGTACTGCCTGCCAGTACCCCTATCAAGGATCATCCGGTCGGCGTCAGGCGTGGGGGCTACGGAACCAGCCACTCCCGGAGCTTCGACCAGCGCCGGCGCATGCCCTGGTTGCGCACGGCGATCGCCAGGGCCCGCCGCTGCCCGAGCAGGACCACCAGCTTCCGGCCCCGGGTCACGCCGGTGTAGAGCAGCTTGCGCGCCAGCATCGCATAGTGCTGCGTGCTGAGCGGGATCACCACCGCCGGGTACTCCGAGCCCTGGGCCTTGTGGATGGTGGTGGCGTAGGCCAGCACCAGCTCGTCCAGCTCCCCGAAGCCGTAGGCGACCTCCCGCCCGTCGAAGACCACCGTGAGCTCGCCCTCCTCCAGGTCCTCGCCCGTGATCACCCCGAGGTCGCCGTTGAACACCTCCCGGTCGTAGCTGTTGGCCACCTGCATGACCTTGTCGCCGGGTCCGAAGGTCCAGCCGAAGCGCTCGACCCGCAACTCGCCGGGTGGGTTCAGCGCCGCCTGCAGCGCGGCGTTCAGCGCCCGGGCCCCCAGCCCGCCCCGGTTCATCGGGCAGAGCACCTGCACGTCGCGGATGGGATCCAGCCCGAAGCGCGCCGGGATGCGCTCGCTCACCAGGGTGAGCAGCTTGCGCACACCCTCCTCCGGCTCCTCCGCCCCGACGAAGAAGAAATCGCTGCCCGCCGTCGCCTCGAGCTCCGGCAGCTGACCGCGGTTGATGCGGTGGGCACTGGTCACGATCCGGCTCTCGGCCGCCTGGCGGAACACCTCGCTCAGCCGCACCACCGGC
This sequence is a window from Roseomonas gilardii. Protein-coding genes within it:
- a CDS encoding helix-turn-helix domain-containing protein — encoded protein: MDMRRLVGRNFARIRREKGLTQEQVEERCGLSQQYLSGLERGLRNPTVVTLFEIAQALGVTPVDLIGPDEADPSPEEPGGSR
- a CDS encoding helix-turn-helix domain-containing protein, encoding MMIDPDQIRAARALLRIEQRDLAMRAHVSVATVRRLEAGQDAARVTPVILESVRQVLEEAGAEFIEGGVRRRPVAHTDAGILFEELRAISLRSAAKLRDQAEPLTEADLYDEDGLPA
- a CDS encoding type II toxin-antitoxin system VapC family toxin — encoded protein: MIVVDSSALIAILRREPEADVFLQVIIKAGPCCLSSVSLLETSMVLAGRSGDPAAWEGLDTLIARAGMQVVAQDREQAEAARKVFLRYGKGRHPAALNLGDCASYALARCRNLPLLFKGEDFPRTDVVPAIPA
- a CDS encoding ParA family protein, with protein sequence MTRHLAVAALRSGIGRVAVVDLDPMRGLSRWWQRRPEDGLELVQLAPEGIPSSTHEGRAAAALAAAQHLDGAIPALRAQGYGLLLIDTPPAADEIVRLAVRAADLVLVPVRPSPDDLDAVGETADLVASLNRPMVFIINSATKRARLTGDAAVALSQHGTVAPSTLHRSDAYAASALDGLTVQEADPRGAPSGEVSVLWGYVAKRSGLLTSEPANRLTKQPALRVVDGRKGK
- a CDS encoding replication protein RepA, with translation MRLVVEPGRRPSGPDGSGPLEHVGVPFGSYARLILLYLQTEALKTGSPEVELGRSWREWMSRIGVPWGGKSGHGVREQAELLSRCRLTFHLIGQGRAGLVNQQIVDRALFLDTPDGDRQGRLSLETARLSGPFFEQLQRHPIPLEEGAIKALSNNSAALDCYVWLAYRLHSLERPRLVTWSALKAQHGQGFAKLYHFKSKFPAILSMATAVYPDADIEVTEEGVVLKPSRPPVKPRLASSR
- a CDS encoding helix-turn-helix domain-containing protein, with the protein product MAEARVKVTPEMMAQALAETDWTKIDATTDADIARQIAADPDTPPEMTEADYDRAGFAARVRAIRASVHQTQRQFSERFGIPLTTLRDWEQARSRPDAPALAYLRVIEAAPEVVARVLGSDYSAA
- a CDS encoding BrnT family toxin; the protein is MEIEFDPEKDARNRAERGLPFLLIVHVLAGMVGEYEDTRRDYGETRMTVFGLVNGRLLTATYTRRGDVIRVISLRKANEREQRKWLKRE